A single genomic interval of Daucus carota subsp. sativus chromosome 1, DH1 v3.0, whole genome shotgun sequence harbors:
- the LOC108215113 gene encoding putative polyol transporter 1, which yields MIKFYRTQCSGFALFKQLSVQIISLRTQTQYSSTITLYCNCSLFLFFAKMVGTSDLSREVFADSSSLNNPKKPKRNKYAFICAILASMTSILLGYDTGVLSGAAIYIKKDLRFTDVQIEVIVGIINIFSLLGSAVAGRTSDWIGRRYTMVLAGVIFFLGAILMGFATNFAFLMVGRFVAGLGVGYAMMIAPVYTAEVAPASSRGFLTSFPEVFINAGVLLGYVSNFAFAKCPLWLGWRLMLGIGALPSVALAVFVLYMPESPRWLVMKGRLGEAREVLEKTSTSKEEAHQRLSDIKEAAGIDKDCNADVVEVPKRKKDEAVWKELILHPTPAVRHAAITGIGIHFFQQACGIDAVVLYSPRIFEKAGIKSDDKKLLATIAVGICKTVFILISTFQLDKIGRRPLMLTSMGGMVISLLVLAGSLTVINRSDHTIGWAVGLAIFAVYAFVSIFSSGMGPIAWVYSSEVFPLRLRAQGCSIGVAVNRGMSGIIGMTFLSMYKAMTIGGAFLLFAVIAAIGWVFMYTLFPETQGRNLEEIELLFGSYFNWRKTLRDLKAKEAAEAKNHEVVV from the exons ATGATAAAATTCTACCGCACACAGTGCAGTGGCTTCGCTCTATTTAAGCAGTTGAGTGTACAAATAATTAGCCTCAGAACCCAAACTCAATATTCATCCACTATCACTTTGTACTGCAAttgctctctttttcttttcttcgcAAAGATGGTCGGAACTTCTGATCTATCCAGAGAAGTTTTCGCCGACTCCTCATCCTTGAACAATCCCAAAAAACCTAAAAGAAATAAGTATGCATTTATCTGTGCTATTTTAGCTTCCATGACTTCCATCCTACTTGGCTATG ACACGGGAGTGTTGAGTGGAGCAGCCATCTACATCAAAAAAGATCTCCGATTCACAGACGTCCAGATCGAAGTTATCGTGGGAATAATCAACATCTTCTCCCTCCTGGGCTCCGCCGTGGCCGGAAGAACCTCAGACTGGATCGGCAGACGTTACACCATGGTACTAGCCGGCGTCATATTTTTTCTGGGAGCCATTTTGATGGGGTTTGCCACAAACTTTGCATTTCTCATGGTTGGCCGGTTTGTTGCCGGACTTGGAGTTGGTTACGCTATGATGATCGCTCCGGTGTACACGGCTGAGGTTGCTCCGGCGTCGTCCCGGGGTTTTCTCACTTCATTCCCGGAGGTTTTCATTAATGCCG GGGTGTTGCTCGGGTATGTATCGAACTTTGCATTTGCCAAATGTCCACTTTGGTTAGGCTGGCGACTCATGCTTGGGATCGGAGCACTTCCTTCAGTTGCTTTGGCCGTTTTTGTGTTATATATGCCTGAGTCGCCGCGTTGGCTGGTTATGAAGGGCCGGCTTGGTGAAGCGAGGGAGGTACTGGAGAAAACCTCGACGAGCAAGGAAGAAGCTCACCAGAGGCTATCTGATATCAAGGAAGCTGCTGGGATTGATAAAGATTGTAATGCTGATGTTGTGGAAGTTCCAAAACGTAAGAAAGACGAGGCGGTGTGGAAGGAATTGATCCTTCACCCTACACCCGCTGTTCGCCATGCTGCAATTACGGGCATTGGGATTCATTTCTTCCAACAGGCTTGTGGTATTGATGCTGTTGTTCTGTACAGCCCTCGGATTTTTGAGAAAGCGGGTATCAAAAGTGATGATAAGAAGCTGCTGGCAACAATTGCTGTTGGAATCTGCAAAACGGTCTTTATTCTGATATCGACGTTTCAGCTAGATAAAATTGGACGACGCCCACTGATGTTAACAAGTATGGGGGGTATGGTTATTTCTCTACTTGTACTGGCGGGATCACTGACGGTTATTAACCGCTCAGATCATACTATTGGCTGGGCTGTCGGTTTGGCAATATTTGCTGTGTATGCTTTTGTGTCAATATTTTCGAGTGGGATGGGACCAATTGCTTGGGTTTATAGTTCGGAGGTGTTCCCTTTGAGGCTAAGGGCACAGGGCTGTAGTATTGGAGTGGCGGTGAACCGTGGCATGAGTGGCATCATTGGAATGACATTTTTATCAATGTACAAGGCCATGACTATTGGTGGTGCATTCCTTTTATTTGCCGTGATTGCAGCTATCGGGTGGGTGTTTATGTACACACTGTTCCCAGAAACACAAGGTCGAAATCTGGAAGAAATTGAATTATTGTTTGGCAGCTACTTTAACTGGAGGAAGACATTGAGGGATTTGAAGGCAAAAGAAGCCGCAGAAGCAAAGAATCACGAGGTTGTGGTTTAG